Proteins encoded within one genomic window of Triticum aestivum cultivar Chinese Spring chromosome 2D, IWGSC CS RefSeq v2.1, whole genome shotgun sequence:
- the LOC123054465 gene encoding trichohyalin isoform X4: MDFLALPRRDLQALAKRNGVRANLSNAAIADALAALPAVDGIEEYVEQPVVVEVAKPAVQAVVEEVKKKKTKKQEAEEKKKQEAEEKKRKQEEEEEKRRQEEEEEKRRQEEEEEKRKQEEEEKERKRKKQEEISLEVILLVDSEEEEEEKAPAAGRGRGRGRGRGRGRAAGGRARIEPVAAPATRRRAAASNTATEDAPAEPVAAPATRKRAAASKAETEDIAAEAVTARATRARSQTTAAPVAEEEAPKTRRASRRAAATKTGADQEEEGKGTQAVASDMETAEMEEDATNTQNEEHNEVEEQSHDGQGVVVADTPAQVQEEPPLEEEEDGRQESPAVGVGRRGARRRARPEPVASPATRKKAATRKTVTWVDAPAAEAVPARATRARSQSTVAEEAPKGRRTSRKTAAQQEEEGEGQQAVVSDAEAAAPAPVSSDEAAGDAAEMEEEATNPQNQVEEEEPPVEEEKSPAVRVGRRGARGRARVEPVAAPATRKRAGTSKTETEEAPVEAAPARTTRRARSQTTVVPVAEEAVPKTRRASRRAPARRTGGQQDEEEEQCQQAAVVETVAPAPVSSDEGADGAAAMEAAMDPQTEEQKDLVEEQNKEEDRETGEIAAPTEEMEKEAMDIQNEVQNKLVEDQCQEDAAGGVPDMETAPASSDDEDDDTEEIEEARETGDVSDMETAAPAPVSSDEGRDATAVMEEEAVHLQNGEQTELLVEEPSQEDAGDVPAMETAQVSSDDENDDTEEIEEEQGQEDEGRVETAVPVSSDEASGGTEEMEEEDQQAVVSDAETVALSSDEGAGDAAELEATMDAQNELVEEQGQEDEGDVLDMETAVPALATSDEGSDDDAEEMEAAMDAQADEQTELVQEQDQEEGLATDVHASPELVEEEAAPVAEDCTVVSSVDEQQNDVQQCEQSPVALNVVDQEGHFPAETVSSEGPLDVEIHHAGEAAEEAEDHLSTEETEMVPMEAPESGEATEEDEDNQSTEETEMMMPVEETAEEVEEIQLSSEETEMVPVEEAEEVHHSSEETEMVPVEEAEKIHQSSEETEMVPVAESAAQATPVPQEADVEVGFTCHADTAIEKESEVLQSAAKANEEKEDLVEEEESEVLFGALFQSAAKTSENKDELAVEELLQHDMDEAAAEDDNEVSVLGALFQSAAKANQDKGDVAVEEDNDVSILGALFQSAAKTNENKEQQLVVDEVQYNMDECVAEQENEEDMAVFGTLFQSAAKSSENKKDLVVEENEVPFLGALFQSAAKCHENKEDLHLVAGEAQHDMDEAVEEEDNEVEATFGALLESAAKANEKEGMDVEEEEKDEDRITLAAWLLLHRAAKAHEIKEEDLIVDDTEEPVEEEPKKESVEATVTEESGITSELTNVPVEEDDGGVVAADDMLLSPATMFEGAVQVITVENLSQATVTDDEGAVKGGLADVSVEEDRVVAPMEEKVDEVLIVDNLSQPTVTDDEWAAREFAFTGDLTPVADTARDECAKEVVTVDYLSQATVTDDEWAVKESALAGDRSPVFDAAGDCSGHVISPLFAGLFEDATKFLSMDSTVSEAAAEKNVAEPVAVEKEKEGGNESEALGSLSLRKLRVQLKEKVAVAQENEVLKEKVAVAQENEVKEGEKSSVPLDKLSLRRLKLKLRETLIAHKNREANRVPLGRLDQTLNSAHKNREPTRVPLGRLDENSASKLQKREPNNRVPLGRLDDNSASKMQNREPSSASKMQNREPYSASKMQKREPNSASKMLNREPIRMRLGRLDENAC; encoded by the exons ATGGACTTcctcgcgctcccccgccgcgACCTCCAGGCGCTGGCCAAGCGCAACGGCGTCCGCGCCAACCTGAGCAACGCCGCCatcgccgacgccctcgccgcgCTCCCCGCG GTCGACGGGATCGAGGAGTACGTCGAGCAGCCGGTCGTTGTCGAAGTGGCCAAGCCGGCGGTTCAGGCGGTCGTGGaggaggtgaagaagaagaagacgaagaagcaggaggcggaggagaagaagaaacaggaagcggaggagaagaagaggaagcaggaggaggaagaggagaaaaggaggcaggaggaggaagaggagaaaaggaggcaggaggaggaagaagagaaaaggaagcaggaggaggaggaaaaggagaggaagaggaagaagcaagaGGAGATCTCGCTGGAGGTCATCTTACTGGTGGAcagcgaggaagaggaggaagagaaagCCCCAGCCGCCGGGCGCGGTCGCGGTCGCGGAAGAGGACGCGGACGCGGACGCGCTGCCGGCGGGCGCGCACGGATCGAGCCTGTGGCTGCTCCGGCCACGAGGAGAAGGGCTGCGGCGAGCAATACCGCGACGGAGGATGCACCTGCGGAGCCTGTGGCGGCACCAGCTACGAGGAAAAGGGCTGCGGCAAGCAAGGCCGAGACGGAGGATATCGCTGCGGAGGCCGTGACGGCCCGTGCCACTCGTGCTCGGAGCCAGACGACGGCGGCGCCGGTCGCCGAGGAAGAGGCACCCAAGACAAGACGGGCGTCGAGGCGGGCCGCGGCGACGAAGACTGGTGCGGaccaggaagaagaaggaaaggggacaCAAG CTGTCGCCTCTGATATGGAAACTGCGGAAATGGAAGAAGATGCCACGAATACTCAGAACGAGGAGCACAACGAGGTTGAGGAACAGAGCCATGACGGCCAAG GGGTAGTGGTCGCGGATACACCAGCACAGGTGCAAGAAGAGCCAccactggaggaggaggaggacggtagGCAAGAATCGCCTGCCGTtggcgtggggcggcgaggtgcCAGACGACGCGCACGGCCCGAGCCTGTGGCGTCTCCGGCTACGAGGAAAAAGGCTGCAACAAGGAAGACCGTGACATGGGTTGACGCTCCGGCTGCAGAGGCCGTGCCGGCTCGGGCCACTCGCGCTCGGAGCCAGAGCACGGTGGCTGAGGAGGCACCCAAGGGAAGACGGACGTCGAGGAAGACTGCTGCGCAgcaggaagaggaaggagaaggccagCAAG CCGTTGTCTCTGATGCGGAAGCTGCTGCGCCTGCGCCTGTTTCCTCGGACGAAGCAGCTGGTGATGCTGCAGAGATGGAGGAAGAAGCCACGAATCCGCAGAACCAGGTTGAGGAAGAAGAACCACCGGTGGAGGAGGAGAAATCGCCTGCCGTTCGCGTGGGACGGCGCGGTGCCCGCGGGCGCGCACGGGTTGAGCCTGTGGCGGCTCCGGCTACGAGGAAAAGGGCCGGAACAAGCAAGACCGAGACAGAGGAGGCGCCCGTGGAGGCCGCGCCGGCTCGGACCACTCGTCGCGCTCGCAGCCAGACCACAGTCGTTCCGGTGGCCGAGGAAGCGGTGCCCAAGACAAGACGGGCGTCGAGGAGGGCTCCGGCGAGGAGGACTGGTGGGCAGCAAGATGAGGAAGAAGAGCAATGCCAGCAAG CAGCTGTTGTCGAAACTGTTGCGCCTGCGCCGGTTTCCTCTGACGAGGGAGCTGATGGCGCTGCAGCAATGGAAGCAGCCATGGATCCTCAGACTGAGGAGCAAAAGGACCTAGTTGAGGAGCAGAACAAGGAAGAGGACCGTGAGACAG GTGAAATAGCTGCACCTACTGAAGAAATGGAAAAGGAGGCCATGGATATTCAGAACGAAGTGCAAAACAAGCTGGTTGAGGACCAGTGTCAGGAAGATGCAGCAGGTGGTGTGCCTGATATGGAAACTGCACCGGCTTCCTCTGACGACGAAGATGATGATACTGAAGAAATAGAAGAGGCACGTGAGACAG GTGATGTTTCTGATATGGAAACTGCTGCACCTGCACCGGTTTCTTCAGATGAGGGACGTGACGCTACTGCAGTAATGGAAGAAGAGGCCGTGCATCTTCAGAACGGTGAGCAAACGGAGCTGCTGGTTGAGGAGCCGAGCCAGGAAGATGCAGGTGATGTGCCTGCTATGGAAACTGCACAGGTTTCCTCTGACGACGAAAATGATGATACTGAAGAAATAGAAGAGGAGCAGGGTCAGGAAGACGAAG GTCGTGTGGAAACTGCTGTGCCGGTTTCTTCAGACGAGGCAAGTGGTGGTACCGAAGAAATGGAAGAAGAGGACCAGCAAG CTGTTGTTTCTGATGCGGAAACTGTTGCGCTTTCCTCCGACGAAGGAGCTGGTGATGCTGCAGAGCTGGAAGCAACCATGGATGCTCAGAACGAGCTAGTTGAGGAGCAGGGCCAGGAAGACGAAG GTGATGTCCTTGACATGGAAACTGCTGTGCCTGCACTGGCAACCTCAGACGAGGgaagtgacgatgacgctgaagaAATGGAAGCAGCCATGGATGCTCAGGCCGATGAGCAAACGGAGCTAGTTCAGGAACAGGATCAGGAAGAAG GATTAGCAACGGATGTACATGCCAGTCCCGAGCTAGTCGAAGAAGAGGCAGCACCAGTGGCAGAAGATTGCACGGTTGTTTCATCAGTGGATGAGCAGCAGAACGATGTCCAGCAGTGTGAGCAGTCTCCAGTCGCCCTGAATGTTGTTGATCAGGAAGGCCATTTCCCGGCTGAAACTGTCTCCAGCGAGGGGCCACTGGACGTGGAGATTCATCATGCCGGTGAGGCCGCTGAGGAAGCCGAGGATCATCTGTCCACTGAAGAGACTGAAATGGTGCCCATGGAAGCGCCGGAATCCGGTGAGGCCACTGAGGAAGATGAGGATAATCAGTCCACTGAAGAGACTGAAATGATGATGCCCGTGGAAGAGACCGCTGAGGAAGTTGAGGAGATTCAGCTGTCCAGTGAAGAGACTGAAATGGTGCCCGTTGAGGAAGCTGAGGAGGTTCATCATTCCAGTGAAGAGACAGAAATGGTGCCCGTTGAAGAAGCTGAGAAGATTCATCAGTCCAGTGAAGAGACAGAAATGGTGCCCGTCGCCGAGTCGGCGGCTCAGGCCACACCGGTGCCGCAGGAGGCTGATGTGGAGGTTGGTTTCACCTGCCATGCAGACACTGCCATTGAGAAGGAGAGTGAAGTGCTTCAGAGTGCAGCCAAAGCCAATGAGGAGAAGGAAGACCTGGTTGAAGAGGAGGAGAGTGAAGTGCTGTTTGGTGCTCTTTTCCAGAGCGCAGCCAAAACCAGTGAGAACAAGGATGAGCTGGCTGTTGAAGAGTTGTTGCAGCATGACATGGATGAGGCTGCTGCAGAGGATGACAATGAAGTTTCAGTCCTTGGTGCTCTGTTCCAGAGCGCAGCCAAAGCCAATCAGGACAAGGGAGATGTGGCTGTTGAAGAGGACAATGATGTGTCAATCCTTGGTGCTCTGTTCCAGAGCGCAGCCAAAACAAATGAGAACAAGGAACAACAACTGGTTGTTGATGAGGTGCAGTATAAC ATGGATGAGTGTGTTGCAGAGCAGGAGAATGAGGAAGATATGGCTGTCTTTGGCACTCTGTTTCAGAGCGCGGCCAAGTCTAGTGAGAACAAGAAAGATCTGGTTGTTGAGGAGAATGAGGTGCCATTCTTAGGTGCTCTGTTTCAGAGCGCAGCCAAGTGCCACGAGAACAAGGAAGACCTTCATCTGGTTGCTGGTGAGGCGCAGCATGACATGGATGAGGCTGTTGAAGAGGAGGACAATGAAGTAGAAGCAACCTTTGGTGCTCTCCTTGAGAGCGCAGCCAAAGCCAATGAGAAGGAAGGTATGGATGTTGAAGAGGAGGAGAAGGATGAAGACCGAATCACCTTGGCTGCTTGGCTGCTGCTCCACAGAGCAGCCAAGGCCCATGAAATCAAGGAAGAAGATCTGATTGTTGATGACACAGAAGAGCCTGttgaagaggagccaaagaaggagAGTGTTGAGGCCACTGTGACAGAGGAGAGTGGCATCACCAGTGAGCTGACAAATGTGCCCgtcgaggaggacgacggcggcgtggtggccgccgacgACATGCTACTCAGCCCAGCCACAATGTTTGAGGGCGCTGTACAAGTGATCACCGTCGAGAACCTGTCGCAAGCCACGGTAACTGACGATGAGGGTGCAGTCAAGGGCGGCCTTGCAGATGTGTCCGTTGAAGAGGATAGAGTGGTGGCCCCCATGGAGGAGAAAGTAGACGAGGTGCTCATCGTCGACAACCTGTCGCAACCCACGGTGACTGATGACGAATGGGCAGCCAGGGAGTTTGCTTTCACCGGTGACCTCACACCGGTGGCTGACACCGCCAGAGACGAGTGCGCGAAGGAAGTGGTCACCGTCGACTACCTGTCGCAGGCCACAGTGACAGATGACGAGTGGGCAGTCAAGGAGAGCGCTCTCGCCGGCGACCGCTCGCCGGTGTTCGACGCTGCCGGAGACTGCAGTGGTCACGTCATTTCGCCGCTGTTCGCAGGCTTATTTGAGGATGCCACCAAGTTCCTGTCCATGGACTCCACGGTGTCTGAAGCTGCTGCTGAGAAGAACGTTGCTGAACCTGTGGCAGTGGAAAAGGAGAAGGAGGGAGGCAACGAATCTGAAGCACTGGGCAGCCTGAGCCTGAGGAAGCTTAGGGTCCAGctcaaggagaaggtggcagtggCACAAGAGAATGAAGTGCTCAAGGAGAAGGTGGCGGTGGCACAAGAGAATGAAGTGAAGGAGGGTGAGAAATCATCTGTGCCACTGGATAAGCTTAGCCTGCGGAGGCTTAAGCTGAAGCTCAGGGAGACACTGATTGCTCACAAG AACAGAGAAGCAAACAGGGTGCCCCTTGGAAGGTTGGACCAGACGCTGAATTCAGCTCACAAG AACAGAGAGCCGACTAGGGTGCCCCTGGGCAGGCTGGACGAGAACTCGGCGTCTAAGTTGCAGAAGAGAGAGCCCAATAACAGGGTGCCCCTCGGCAGGCTGGACGACAACTCGGCGTCAAAAATGCAGAACAGAGAGCCGAGTTCGGCGTCGAAAATGCAGAACAGGGAGCCGTATTCGGCGTCGAAAATGCAGAAGAGGGAGCCGAATTCAGCGTCGAAAATGCTGAACAGAGAACCAATCAGGATGCGCCTTGGAAGGCTGGACGAGAACGCGTGTTGA
- the LOC123054465 gene encoding trichohyalin isoform X1: MDFLALPRRDLQALAKRNGVRANLSNAAIADALAALPAVDGIEEYVEQPVVVEVAKPAVQAVVEEVKKKKTKKQEAEEKKKQEAEEKKRKQEEEEEKRRQEEEEEKRRQEEEEEKRKQEEEEKERKRKKQEEISLEVILLVDSEEEEEEKAPAAGRGRGRGRGRGRGRAAGGRARIEPVAAPATRRRAAASNTATEDAPAEPVAAPATRKRAAASKAETEDIAAEAVTARATRARSQTTAAPVAEEEAPKTRRASRRAAATKTGADQEEEGKGTQAVASDMETAEMEEDATNTQNEEHNEVEEQSHDGQGVVVADTPAQVQEEPPLEEEEDGRQESPAVGVGRRGARRRARPEPVASPATRKKAATRKTVTWVDAPAAEAVPARATRARSQSTVAEEAPKGRRTSRKTAAQQEEEGEGQQAVVSDAEAAAPAPVSSDEAAGDAAEMEEEATNPQNQVEEEEPPVEEEKSPAVRVGRRGARGRARVEPVAAPATRKRAGTSKTETEEAPVEAAPARTTRRARSQTTVVPVAEEAVPKTRRASRRAPARRTGGQQDEEEEQCQQAAVVETVAPAPVSSDEGADGAAAMEAAMDPQTEEQKDLVEEQNKEEDRETGEIAAPTEEMEKEAMDIQNEVQNKLVEDQCQEDAAGGVPDMETAPASSDDEDDDTEEIEEARETGDVSDMETAAPAPVSSDEGRDATAVMEEEAVHLQNGEQTELLVEEPSQEDAGDVPAMETAQVSSDDENDDTEEIEEEQGQEDEGRVETAVPVSSDEASGGTEEMEEEDQQAVVSDAETVALSSDEGAGDAAELEATMDAQNELVEEQGQEDEGDVLDMETAVPALATSDEGSDDDAEEMEAAMDAQADEQTELVQEQDQEEGLATDVHASPELVEEEAAPVAEDCTVVSSVDEQQNDVQQCEQSPVALNVVDQEGHFPAETVSSEGPLDVEIHHAGEAAEEAEDHLSTEETEMVPMEAPESGEATEEDEDNQSTEETEMMMPVEETAEEVEEIQLSSEETEMVPVEEAEEVHHSSEETEMVPVEEAEKIHQSSEETEMVPVAESAAQATPVPQEADVEVGFTCHADTAIEKESEVLQSAAKANEEKEDLVEEEESEVLFGALFQSAAKTSENKDELAVEELLQHDMDEAAAEDDNEVSVLGALFQSAAKANQDKGDVAVEEDNDVSILGALFQSAAKTNENKEQQLVVDEVQYNMDECELAVEELLQHDMDEAAAVEEDDNEVSVLGALFQSAAKANQNKGDVAVEEDNDVSILGALFQSAAKTNENKEQQLVVDEVQYNMDECVAEQENEEDMAVFGTLFQSAAKSSENKKDLVVEENEVPFLGALFQSAAKCHENKEDLHLVAGEAQHDMDEAVEEEDNEVEATFGALLESAAKANEKEGMDVEEEEKDEDRITLAAWLLLHRAAKAHEIKEEDLIVDDTEEPVEEEPKKESVEATVTEESGITSELTNVPVEEDDGGVVAADDMLLSPATMFEGAVQVITVENLSQATVTDDEGAVKGGLADVSVEEDRVVAPMEEKVDEVLIVDNLSQPTVTDDEWAAREFAFTGDLTPVADTARDECAKEVVTVDYLSQATVTDDEWAVKESALAGDRSPVFDAAGDCSGHVISPLFAGLFEDATKFLSMDSTVSEAAAEKNVAEPVAVEKEKEGGNESEALGSLSLRKLRVQLKEKVAVAQENEVLKEKVAVAQENEVKEGEKSSVPLDKLSLRRLKLKLRETLIAHKNREANRVPLGRLDQTLNSAHKNREPTRVPLGRLDENSASKLQKREPNNRVPLGRLDDNSASKMQNREPSSASKMQNREPYSASKMQKREPNSASKMLNREPIRMRLGRLDENAC; the protein is encoded by the exons ATGGACTTcctcgcgctcccccgccgcgACCTCCAGGCGCTGGCCAAGCGCAACGGCGTCCGCGCCAACCTGAGCAACGCCGCCatcgccgacgccctcgccgcgCTCCCCGCG GTCGACGGGATCGAGGAGTACGTCGAGCAGCCGGTCGTTGTCGAAGTGGCCAAGCCGGCGGTTCAGGCGGTCGTGGaggaggtgaagaagaagaagacgaagaagcaggaggcggaggagaagaagaaacaggaagcggaggagaagaagaggaagcaggaggaggaagaggagaaaaggaggcaggaggaggaagaggagaaaaggaggcaggaggaggaagaagagaaaaggaagcaggaggaggaggaaaaggagaggaagaggaagaagcaagaGGAGATCTCGCTGGAGGTCATCTTACTGGTGGAcagcgaggaagaggaggaagagaaagCCCCAGCCGCCGGGCGCGGTCGCGGTCGCGGAAGAGGACGCGGACGCGGACGCGCTGCCGGCGGGCGCGCACGGATCGAGCCTGTGGCTGCTCCGGCCACGAGGAGAAGGGCTGCGGCGAGCAATACCGCGACGGAGGATGCACCTGCGGAGCCTGTGGCGGCACCAGCTACGAGGAAAAGGGCTGCGGCAAGCAAGGCCGAGACGGAGGATATCGCTGCGGAGGCCGTGACGGCCCGTGCCACTCGTGCTCGGAGCCAGACGACGGCGGCGCCGGTCGCCGAGGAAGAGGCACCCAAGACAAGACGGGCGTCGAGGCGGGCCGCGGCGACGAAGACTGGTGCGGaccaggaagaagaaggaaaggggacaCAAG CTGTCGCCTCTGATATGGAAACTGCGGAAATGGAAGAAGATGCCACGAATACTCAGAACGAGGAGCACAACGAGGTTGAGGAACAGAGCCATGACGGCCAAG GGGTAGTGGTCGCGGATACACCAGCACAGGTGCAAGAAGAGCCAccactggaggaggaggaggacggtagGCAAGAATCGCCTGCCGTtggcgtggggcggcgaggtgcCAGACGACGCGCACGGCCCGAGCCTGTGGCGTCTCCGGCTACGAGGAAAAAGGCTGCAACAAGGAAGACCGTGACATGGGTTGACGCTCCGGCTGCAGAGGCCGTGCCGGCTCGGGCCACTCGCGCTCGGAGCCAGAGCACGGTGGCTGAGGAGGCACCCAAGGGAAGACGGACGTCGAGGAAGACTGCTGCGCAgcaggaagaggaaggagaaggccagCAAG CCGTTGTCTCTGATGCGGAAGCTGCTGCGCCTGCGCCTGTTTCCTCGGACGAAGCAGCTGGTGATGCTGCAGAGATGGAGGAAGAAGCCACGAATCCGCAGAACCAGGTTGAGGAAGAAGAACCACCGGTGGAGGAGGAGAAATCGCCTGCCGTTCGCGTGGGACGGCGCGGTGCCCGCGGGCGCGCACGGGTTGAGCCTGTGGCGGCTCCGGCTACGAGGAAAAGGGCCGGAACAAGCAAGACCGAGACAGAGGAGGCGCCCGTGGAGGCCGCGCCGGCTCGGACCACTCGTCGCGCTCGCAGCCAGACCACAGTCGTTCCGGTGGCCGAGGAAGCGGTGCCCAAGACAAGACGGGCGTCGAGGAGGGCTCCGGCGAGGAGGACTGGTGGGCAGCAAGATGAGGAAGAAGAGCAATGCCAGCAAG CAGCTGTTGTCGAAACTGTTGCGCCTGCGCCGGTTTCCTCTGACGAGGGAGCTGATGGCGCTGCAGCAATGGAAGCAGCCATGGATCCTCAGACTGAGGAGCAAAAGGACCTAGTTGAGGAGCAGAACAAGGAAGAGGACCGTGAGACAG GTGAAATAGCTGCACCTACTGAAGAAATGGAAAAGGAGGCCATGGATATTCAGAACGAAGTGCAAAACAAGCTGGTTGAGGACCAGTGTCAGGAAGATGCAGCAGGTGGTGTGCCTGATATGGAAACTGCACCGGCTTCCTCTGACGACGAAGATGATGATACTGAAGAAATAGAAGAGGCACGTGAGACAG GTGATGTTTCTGATATGGAAACTGCTGCACCTGCACCGGTTTCTTCAGATGAGGGACGTGACGCTACTGCAGTAATGGAAGAAGAGGCCGTGCATCTTCAGAACGGTGAGCAAACGGAGCTGCTGGTTGAGGAGCCGAGCCAGGAAGATGCAGGTGATGTGCCTGCTATGGAAACTGCACAGGTTTCCTCTGACGACGAAAATGATGATACTGAAGAAATAGAAGAGGAGCAGGGTCAGGAAGACGAAG GTCGTGTGGAAACTGCTGTGCCGGTTTCTTCAGACGAGGCAAGTGGTGGTACCGAAGAAATGGAAGAAGAGGACCAGCAAG CTGTTGTTTCTGATGCGGAAACTGTTGCGCTTTCCTCCGACGAAGGAGCTGGTGATGCTGCAGAGCTGGAAGCAACCATGGATGCTCAGAACGAGCTAGTTGAGGAGCAGGGCCAGGAAGACGAAG GTGATGTCCTTGACATGGAAACTGCTGTGCCTGCACTGGCAACCTCAGACGAGGgaagtgacgatgacgctgaagaAATGGAAGCAGCCATGGATGCTCAGGCCGATGAGCAAACGGAGCTAGTTCAGGAACAGGATCAGGAAGAAG GATTAGCAACGGATGTACATGCCAGTCCCGAGCTAGTCGAAGAAGAGGCAGCACCAGTGGCAGAAGATTGCACGGTTGTTTCATCAGTGGATGAGCAGCAGAACGATGTCCAGCAGTGTGAGCAGTCTCCAGTCGCCCTGAATGTTGTTGATCAGGAAGGCCATTTCCCGGCTGAAACTGTCTCCAGCGAGGGGCCACTGGACGTGGAGATTCATCATGCCGGTGAGGCCGCTGAGGAAGCCGAGGATCATCTGTCCACTGAAGAGACTGAAATGGTGCCCATGGAAGCGCCGGAATCCGGTGAGGCCACTGAGGAAGATGAGGATAATCAGTCCACTGAAGAGACTGAAATGATGATGCCCGTGGAAGAGACCGCTGAGGAAGTTGAGGAGATTCAGCTGTCCAGTGAAGAGACTGAAATGGTGCCCGTTGAGGAAGCTGAGGAGGTTCATCATTCCAGTGAAGAGACAGAAATGGTGCCCGTTGAAGAAGCTGAGAAGATTCATCAGTCCAGTGAAGAGACAGAAATGGTGCCCGTCGCCGAGTCGGCGGCTCAGGCCACACCGGTGCCGCAGGAGGCTGATGTGGAGGTTGGTTTCACCTGCCATGCAGACACTGCCATTGAGAAGGAGAGTGAAGTGCTTCAGAGTGCAGCCAAAGCCAATGAGGAGAAGGAAGACCTGGTTGAAGAGGAGGAGAGTGAAGTGCTGTTTGGTGCTCTTTTCCAGAGCGCAGCCAAAACCAGTGAGAACAAGGATGAGCTGGCTGTTGAAGAGTTGTTGCAGCATGACATGGATGAGGCTGCTGCAGAGGATGACAATGAAGTTTCAGTCCTTGGTGCTCTGTTCCAGAGCGCAGCCAAAGCCAATCAGGACAAGGGAGATGTGGCTGTTGAAGAGGACAATGATGTGTCAATCCTTGGTGCTCTGTTCCAGAGCGCAGCCAAAACAAATGAGAACAAGGAACAACAACTGGTTGTTGATGAGGTGCAGTATAACATGGATGAGTGTGAGCTGGCTGTTGAAGAGTTGTTGCAGCATGACATGGATGAGGCTGCTGCAGTGGAAGAGGATGACAATGAAGTTTCAGTCCTTGGTGCTCTGTTCCAGAGCGCAGCCAAAGCCAATCAGAACAAGGGAGATGTGGCTGTTGAAGAGGACAATGATGTGTCAATCCTTGGTGCTCTGTTCCAGAGCGCAGCCAAAACAAATGAGAACAAGGAACAACAACTGGTTGTTGATGAGGTGCAGTATAACATGGATGAGTGTGTTGCAGAGCAGGAGAATGAGGAAGATATGGCTGTCTTTGGCACTCTGTTTCAGAGCGCGGCCAAGTCTAGTGAGAACAAGAAAGATCTGGTTGTTGAGGAGAATGAGGTGCCATTCTTAGGTGCTCTGTTTCAGAGCGCAGCCAAGTGCCACGAGAACAAGGAAGACCTTCATCTGGTTGCTGGTGAGGCGCAGCATGACATGGATGAGGCTGTTGAAGAGGAGGACAATGAAGTAGAAGCAACCTTTGGTGCTCTCCTTGAGAGCGCAGCCAAAGCCAATGAGAAGGAAGGTATGGATGTTGAAGAGGAGGAGAAGGATGAAGACCGAATCACCTTGGCTGCTTGGCTGCTGCTCCACAGAGCAGCCAAGGCCCATGAAATCAAGGAAGAAGATCTGATTGTTGATGACACAGAAGAGCCTGttgaagaggagccaaagaaggagAGTGTTGAGGCCACTGTGACAGAGGAGAGTGGCATCACCAGTGAGCTGACAAATGTGCCCgtcgaggaggacgacggcggcgtggtggccgccgacgACATGCTACTCAGCCCAGCCACAATGTTTGAGGGCGCTGTACAAGTGATCACCGTCGAGAACCTGTCGCAAGCCACGGTAACTGACGATGAGGGTGCAGTCAAGGGCGGCCTTGCAGATGTGTCCGTTGAAGAGGATAGAGTGGTGGCCCCCATGGAGGAGAAAGTAGACGAGGTGCTCATCGTCGACAACCTGTCGCAACCCACGGTGACTGATGACGAATGGGCAGCCAGGGAGTTTGCTTTCACCGGTGACCTCACACCGGTGGCTGACACCGCCAGAGACGAGTGCGCGAAGGAAGTGGTCACCGTCGACTACCTGTCGCAGGCCACAGTGACAGATGACGAGTGGGCAGTCAAGGAGAGCGCTCTCGCCGGCGACCGCTCGCCGGTGTTCGACGCTGCCGGAGACTGCAGTGGTCACGTCATTTCGCCGCTGTTCGCAGGCTTATTTGAGGATGCCACCAAGTTCCTGTCCATGGACTCCACGGTGTCTGAAGCTGCTGCTGAGAAGAACGTTGCTGAACCTGTGGCAGTGGAAAAGGAGAAGGAGGGAGGCAACGAATCTGAAGCACTGGGCAGCCTGAGCCTGAGGAAGCTTAGGGTCCAGctcaaggagaaggtggcagtggCACAAGAGAATGAAGTGCTCAAGGAGAAGGTGGCGGTGGCACAAGAGAATGAAGTGAAGGAGGGTGAGAAATCATCTGTGCCACTGGATAAGCTTAGCCTGCGGAGGCTTAAGCTGAAGCTCAGGGAGACACTGATTGCTCACAAG AACAGAGAAGCAAACAGGGTGCCCCTTGGAAGGTTGGACCAGACGCTGAATTCAGCTCACAAG AACAGAGAGCCGACTAGGGTGCCCCTGGGCAGGCTGGACGAGAACTCGGCGTCTAAGTTGCAGAAGAGAGAGCCCAATAACAGGGTGCCCCTCGGCAGGCTGGACGACAACTCGGCGTCAAAAATGCAGAACAGAGAGCCGAGTTCGGCGTCGAAAATGCAGAACAGGGAGCCGTATTCGGCGTCGAAAATGCAGAAGAGGGAGCCGAATTCAGCGTCGAAAATGCTGAACAGAGAACCAATCAGGATGCGCCTTGGAAGGCTGGACGAGAACGCGTGTTGA